One region of Desulfovibrio intestinalis genomic DNA includes:
- the hpsH gene encoding (2S)-3-sulfopropanediol dehydratase activating enzyme, with protein MTDAQVKGTVFNIQKFSVHDGEGIRTLVFLKGCPLHCLWCSNPESQNIKPEHAFNPSRCLSAQVCGRCLKVCPSGALGLVEGIILHDRSRCTECMACVHACPSGAQSIYGESMSVEQVLNKVEEDGVFYHRSGGGMTLSGGEALTQHKFAHALLREGKRHHINTTIETCGCYPYGHLYEACKHLDKLIFDIKSLNPVKHKEFTGVDNALILKNFTAICEDFPYLPILVRTPVVPGFNDSDDDILAIREFIPRRPNIEYELLTYHRMGQPKYSYLGRRYELDDVKADEARMERLRELAQ; from the coding sequence ATGACGGACGCACAAGTTAAAGGCACTGTTTTCAATATACAGAAGTTCAGCGTTCACGACGGCGAAGGTATCCGTACCCTGGTGTTTCTCAAGGGCTGCCCCTTGCACTGCCTCTGGTGCAGCAACCCTGAATCACAAAACATCAAGCCGGAACACGCCTTCAATCCTTCACGCTGCCTCTCCGCCCAGGTTTGCGGGCGCTGCCTCAAGGTTTGTCCCTCTGGAGCGCTGGGGCTGGTGGAGGGCATCATTCTGCATGACCGCAGCCGCTGCACGGAGTGTATGGCCTGTGTTCACGCCTGCCCGTCAGGCGCGCAGAGCATTTACGGTGAAAGCATGAGTGTTGAGCAGGTGCTGAACAAGGTGGAAGAAGACGGCGTGTTCTATCACCGCTCTGGCGGGGGCATGACCCTTTCGGGAGGCGAGGCACTTACCCAGCATAAGTTTGCCCACGCCCTGCTGCGTGAAGGCAAGAGACACCATATCAATACCACCATAGAAACCTGCGGGTGTTATCCCTATGGGCATCTTTATGAAGCTTGCAAGCACCTCGACAAGCTTATCTTCGACATAAAGAGTCTTAACCCGGTGAAGCATAAAGAGTTTACAGGCGTGGACAATGCTCTGATTCTTAAAAATTTCACCGCTATCTGTGAAGATTTTCCCTATTTGCCCATACTGGTGCGTACTCCTGTTGTGCCGGGCTTCAACGATTCTGACGATGATATTCTTGCCATCCGCGAGTTTATTCCGCGCAGGCCCAATATTGAATATGAGCTTTTGACCTATCACCGCATGGGGCAGCCCAAGTATTCCTATCTTGGCCGGCGGTATGAACTTGATGACGTGAAAGCTGACGAAGCACGCATGGAGCGGTTGCGGGAATTGGCTCAATAG
- a CDS encoding sigma-54 interaction domain-containing protein, giving the protein MYNPRMLAEYIEQLCDTFRDAICVTDREGVVVLVNKRHAELTGIPKEKMTGSRIQDMVQNGIFDVVLNPRIVETGQKVSSVQNLFNGRTLLLDGHPVKDASGHVAYVVTVIRDVTALTELREEVMAQKELLETFQTLSSDGITGNQYPRVVQSQAMQRLYAEAIAIAETDATVLLQGETGVGKDVVARHIHRKSQRADAPFVKVDCGSIPENLIETELFGYVPGSFSGASKSGKAGLVEAASSGTLFLDEIGELPMTMQSRLLRVLQDWEVMRVGATRPKKVDVRVIAATNKDLEKEVAKGAFRSDLYYRLKVAVLNIPPLRSRRADILPLAQSFLTYYAKKYHKKIHLSEEAEHILQGHSWPGNVRELENLVQGLVVTCKHGSIEARDLSGIRPAVMHDDKDSAFALPSIEGRSLKSIMKEVETAVIEKGMKQYGSISELSRHFQMDRSTIFRKVKEIEAARRD; this is encoded by the coding sequence ATGTATAACCCACGAATGTTGGCTGAATATATTGAACAACTTTGCGATACCTTCCGGGACGCCATCTGCGTTACGGACCGGGAGGGCGTGGTGGTGCTTGTAAACAAGCGCCATGCGGAGCTTACAGGCATTCCCAAGGAAAAAATGACCGGCAGCCGTATTCAGGATATGGTGCAGAACGGCATTTTTGACGTGGTTCTCAACCCGCGCATTGTGGAAACCGGGCAGAAGGTCTCCAGCGTGCAGAATCTTTTTAACGGACGCACGTTGCTTCTGGACGGGCATCCGGTCAAGGATGCCTCGGGGCATGTGGCCTATGTTGTCACTGTTATCCGTGACGTGACGGCTCTTACCGAGCTGCGTGAAGAGGTCATGGCGCAAAAGGAACTGCTGGAAACGTTCCAAACCCTGAGCAGCGACGGCATCACTGGCAATCAGTACCCGCGTGTGGTGCAGAGCCAGGCCATGCAGCGGCTGTACGCCGAAGCAATAGCCATTGCCGAAACAGACGCCACCGTGCTGTTGCAGGGCGAAACAGGCGTGGGCAAGGACGTGGTGGCGCGGCATATACATCGCAAAAGCCAGCGCGCCGACGCCCCTTTTGTTAAGGTAGACTGCGGCAGTATCCCTGAAAATCTTATTGAAACCGAGCTGTTCGGCTATGTGCCCGGCAGTTTCTCAGGGGCAAGCAAGAGCGGCAAGGCCGGGCTTGTGGAAGCGGCTTCTTCTGGCACGCTTTTTCTGGATGAAATAGGCGAACTGCCAATGACCATGCAGTCGCGCCTGCTGCGTGTGCTTCAGGATTGGGAAGTCATGCGCGTGGGAGCCACCAGACCCAAGAAGGTGGACGTGCGCGTCATTGCCGCTACCAACAAGGATCTGGAAAAGGAAGTGGCCAAGGGCGCATTTCGCTCAGACCTCTATTATCGGCTCAAGGTGGCGGTGCTGAATATTCCGCCTCTGCGCAGCCGCAGGGCCGATATTTTACCTCTGGCCCAGAGCTTTTTGACGTATTACGCCAAAAAATATCACAAAAAAATCCATCTTTCTGAAGAAGCCGAGCATATTCTGCAAGGCCACAGTTGGCCCGGCAACGTGCGCGAACTGGAAAATCTTGTGCAGGGGCTTGTGGTGACCTGCAAGCACGGCAGCATTGAGGCCCGCGACCTTTCAGGTATCCGTCCTGCCGTTATGCATGATGATAAGGACAGCGCTTTTGCCCTGCCTTCCATTGAGGGGCGTTCGTTGAAAAGCATCATGAAGGAAGTGGAAACTGCTGTTATTGAAAAGGGCATGAAGCAGTATGGTTCCATCAGCGAACTCTCGCGCCATTTTCAGATGGACCGCAGCACCATCTTTCGCAAGGTTAAAGAAATAGAAGCTGCCCGGCGGGACTAG
- a CDS encoding MFS transporter yields the protein MQTENLTPEQQKNLRRVVASSIIGAVIEWYDFFLYGVVAGLFFNQLYFPSFDPRIGTMLAFATFAVGFVARPLGGIIFGHFGDKLGRKKMLILTLEIMGIATVCIGLIPTYDTIGIWAPILLIICRLAQGIGLGGEWGGAVLMSYESAPAHKRGFYASLPQIGMSLGLLLASGIVGFFSATLSNEAFLSWGWRVAFLLSAVLLAVGGYMRSTVQETKDFSEAKKSLPEAKYPLLDAFKRYPKMMIACMGARFIDGVSFNVFGVYSLTYLTQQHGIDRSAALTAVMISSVIMSLFIPFWGNMADKVGKAKLYGICALILGFSSFPAFWVLHNYANNYFLVVVALGLPFGIVHAAVFGTMSSVFSESFDASVRYSGISFVYQFTAIFASGMTPMVAAVLTGMADGAPWFLCAYMAVVGTISALSTWWLSKLARENRANKAMKEATVSSTVIGAPAGADGF from the coding sequence ATGCAAACCGAAAACCTTACTCCGGAACAGCAAAAAAACCTGCGCCGCGTTGTGGCCTCGTCCATTATCGGGGCTGTCATCGAATGGTACGACTTCTTTTTGTACGGCGTTGTGGCTGGCCTGTTTTTCAATCAGCTGTATTTTCCGTCATTTGACCCCCGCATCGGCACCATGCTGGCCTTCGCCACCTTTGCCGTGGGCTTTGTGGCCCGCCCCCTCGGCGGCATCATCTTCGGCCATTTCGGCGACAAGCTCGGACGCAAGAAGATGCTTATCCTTACCCTTGAAATTATGGGTATAGCCACGGTCTGCATCGGTCTTATTCCCACATATGACACTATCGGCATCTGGGCGCCCATTCTGCTTATTATCTGCCGTCTGGCCCAGGGCATTGGCCTTGGTGGCGAATGGGGCGGCGCTGTGCTTATGTCCTACGAATCCGCGCCTGCGCACAAACGCGGCTTCTACGCCAGTTTGCCCCAGATCGGCATGTCGCTAGGCCTGTTGCTGGCCTCGGGCATCGTGGGCTTTTTCTCTGCCACACTTTCCAACGAAGCCTTCCTGAGCTGGGGCTGGCGCGTGGCCTTTTTGCTCTCCGCCGTGCTGCTGGCCGTGGGCGGCTACATGCGCAGCACCGTGCAGGAAACCAAGGATTTTTCTGAAGCCAAAAAAAGCCTGCCCGAAGCCAAGTACCCCCTGCTGGACGCCTTCAAGCGCTACCCCAAGATGATGATTGCCTGCATGGGCGCGCGCTTCATTGACGGCGTATCTTTCAACGTCTTCGGCGTGTACTCCCTGACCTATCTGACGCAGCAGCACGGCATCGACCGCTCTGCCGCGCTTACGGCGGTCATGATTTCCTCTGTTATCATGTCCCTCTTCATTCCTTTCTGGGGCAATATGGCCGACAAGGTCGGCAAGGCCAAATTGTACGGTATTTGCGCCCTGATTCTGGGCTTCTCAAGCTTCCCTGCCTTCTGGGTGCTGCACAACTATGCCAATAACTACTTCCTCGTGGTTGTCGCTTTGGGCCTGCCCTTCGGTATCGTGCACGCCGCCGTGTTCGGCACCATGTCCAGCGTGTTTTCTGAAAGCTTTGACGCCTCTGTGCGTTACTCTGGTATTTCCTTTGTTTATCAGTTCACCGCCATCTTTGCTTCAGGCATGACGCCAATGGTTGCCGCCGTGCTTACGGGCATGGCCGACGGCGCGCCCTGGTTCCTCTGCGCCTACATGGCCGTTGTGGGCACCATCAGCGCTCTGTCCACCTGGTGGCTGAGCAAGCTTGCCCGTGAAAATCGCGCTAATAAGGCCATGAAAGAAGCCACGGTCTCCTCCACCGTCATCGGCGCTCCTGCCGGGGCGGACGGCTTCTAG
- a CDS encoding amidohydrolase family protein, with protein sequence MKIIDFRFRPSTPDAVKGMLANKVFGGMFELFKYADRAKPEPIETIVADMEKQNVVKGVVTGRDAETTYGLGSANPGILELMRLYPDKFIGFAGLDPHKGMDAVDELSAMVTQHGMRGAAIDPYLARIPASHAKYYPIYSKCCELDVPIVITTGPGTLVGGAVMEDAHPRHIDRVATDFPKLKIVISHGCYPWVSEVIMTVHRHKNVYIDLAEYEEQPFSEGYIQAANTLIGDKVLFASAAPFMDFQEQIALYKRLPFTPEVLENVMFNNAARLLGL encoded by the coding sequence ATGAAAATCATAGATTTCCGGTTTCGCCCCAGTACGCCTGACGCTGTAAAGGGCATGCTTGCGAACAAGGTTTTCGGGGGCATGTTCGAGCTGTTCAAGTATGCCGACCGCGCCAAACCGGAGCCCATCGAAACAATTGTTGCCGATATGGAAAAGCAGAACGTGGTCAAGGGCGTGGTGACAGGGCGCGATGCCGAAACCACCTATGGCCTTGGCTCTGCCAACCCCGGCATTCTTGAGCTTATGCGTCTTTATCCTGACAAGTTCATCGGTTTTGCCGGGCTTGATCCCCACAAGGGCATGGACGCAGTGGACGAACTGTCGGCAATGGTAACGCAGCACGGCATGCGCGGGGCGGCCATTGACCCCTATCTTGCGCGCATTCCTGCCAGCCACGCCAAATACTATCCCATCTATTCAAAGTGTTGCGAGCTTGATGTGCCCATCGTCATCACCACCGGCCCTGGCACTCTTGTGGGCGGAGCCGTGATGGAAGATGCCCATCCCCGCCATATCGACCGGGTGGCCACGGACTTTCCCAAGCTCAAGATCGTCATCAGCCACGGCTGCTACCCCTGGGTAAGCGAAGTCATCATGACCGTACACAGGCACAAGAACGTCTACATCGACCTGGCGGAATACGAAGAACAGCCTTTTTCTGAAGGCTACATCCAGGCGGCCAATACGCTCATTGGCGACAAGGTGCTTTTTGCCAGCGCGGCGCCCTTTATGGATTTTCAGGAACAGATCGCCCTTTACAAGCGTTTGCCCTTCACGCCTGAAGTTCTTGAAAACGTCATGTTCAACAATGCCGCGAGGCTGCTCGGCCTATAG